From the Vibrio metoecus genome, one window contains:
- a CDS encoding PhoH family protein — protein MSNKIITLEINLEPSDNHRLASLCGPFDDNIKHLERRLGVEINYRGNFFTIVGQPHTAAAALDIIKTLYVETAPVRGQITDIEPEQIHLAIKESGVLEQHSESSIAHGKEVFVKTKKGVIKPRTPNQAQYLMNMVTHDITFGVGPAGTGKTYLAVAAAVDALERQEIRRILLTRPAVEAGEKLGFLPGDLSQKVDPYLRPLYDALFEMLGFERVEKLIERNVIEVAPLAYMRGRTLNDAFIILDESQNTTVEQMKMFLTRIGFNSRAVITGDVTQIDLPRGAKSGLRHAIEVLNEVDEISFNFFQADDVVRHPVVARIVNAYEKWEAQDQKERKEYEQRRREERENKLLEMQRAEMTLSHNNESNPS, from the coding sequence TTGAGCAATAAAATCATAACTTTAGAAATCAATCTGGAACCTTCCGATAACCACCGACTCGCCAGCCTATGCGGTCCTTTTGATGACAATATCAAGCACCTTGAACGTCGCTTGGGCGTCGAAATCAACTACCGCGGCAACTTCTTCACTATCGTGGGTCAACCTCATACTGCCGCTGCTGCACTCGACATCATCAAAACACTTTACGTTGAAACGGCTCCGGTGCGTGGTCAGATTACCGATATTGAACCTGAGCAAATTCATCTTGCCATCAAAGAATCTGGCGTGCTTGAACAACACAGCGAATCCAGCATTGCTCACGGCAAAGAAGTGTTTGTCAAAACCAAAAAAGGCGTGATCAAACCGCGGACACCGAATCAAGCTCAATACTTGATGAATATGGTAACCCATGACATCACCTTTGGTGTTGGCCCTGCCGGTACCGGTAAAACTTACCTTGCGGTCGCGGCCGCTGTGGATGCGCTTGAGCGCCAAGAAATTCGCCGAATTCTATTGACTCGTCCAGCGGTTGAAGCGGGCGAAAAGCTCGGTTTTCTGCCGGGCGATCTAAGCCAAAAAGTCGACCCTTATTTGCGCCCGCTTTACGATGCGCTGTTCGAAATGCTCGGTTTTGAGCGGGTAGAAAAGCTGATTGAGCGCAATGTGATTGAGGTCGCTCCGCTGGCGTACATGCGTGGTCGAACCTTAAACGACGCGTTTATTATTCTCGATGAAAGCCAAAACACGACCGTTGAACAGATGAAAATGTTCCTAACACGGATTGGTTTTAATTCGCGCGCCGTCATTACTGGTGACGTGACGCAAATCGACTTACCGCGCGGCGCGAAATCCGGTCTGCGCCATGCGATTGAAGTGCTCAATGAAGTCGATGAGATCAGCTTTAACTTCTTCCAAGCTGACGATGTGGTGCGCCACCCAGTGGTTGCTCGTATCGTTAACGCTTATGAAAAGTGGGAAGCGCAAGATCAAAAAGAGCGCAAAGAATATGAGCAGCGTCGCCGTGAAGAACGTGAAAATAAATTACTCGAAATGCAACGCGCGGAAATGACGCTGAGCCACAACAATGAGTCGAATCCCTCATGA
- the ybeY gene encoding rRNA maturation RNase YbeY, translated as MSIELDLQLAVENEHGLPSEAEFALWLTRTITPFQPQAEVTVRIVDEAESHALNLNYRGKDKPTNVLSFPFEAPPGMEMDLLGDLVICRQVVEREAIEQNKPLQAHWAHMVVHGSLHLLGYDHIEDDEAEEMESLETEIMQDMGFTDPYLAEKE; from the coding sequence ATGAGTATTGAACTGGATTTGCAATTGGCCGTCGAAAATGAACATGGGCTACCAAGCGAAGCGGAGTTTGCGTTGTGGCTCACTCGAACCATCACACCGTTTCAGCCACAAGCTGAAGTGACGGTTCGCATTGTCGATGAAGCAGAAAGCCATGCGCTGAATTTGAACTACCGTGGTAAAGATAAACCGACCAATGTGCTGTCTTTTCCATTTGAAGCTCCTCCGGGGATGGAAATGGATCTGCTTGGCGACTTGGTGATTTGCCGCCAAGTCGTTGAGCGTGAAGCGATTGAGCAAAATAAGCCTTTGCAAGCACATTGGGCGCATATGGTTGTACATGGCAGCCTGCATCTGCTAGGTTATGACCACATCGAGGATGATGAAGCCGAAGAGATGGAATCTCTCGAAACCGAAATTATGCAAGATATGGGTTTTACCGACCCATATCTGGCAGAAAAAGAGTAA
- the miaB gene encoding tRNA (N6-isopentenyl adenosine(37)-C2)-methylthiotransferase MiaB produces MSKKLLIKTWGCQMNEYDSSKMADLLNAANGYELTEIPEEADVLLLNTCSIREKAQEKVFHQLGRWKTLKDKKPGVVIGVGGCVATQEGDSIRDRAPYVDVIFGPQTLHRLPEMIKQSQTTDAPVMDISFPEIEKFDRLPEPRAEGPTAFVSIMEGCSKYCTYCVVPYTRGEEVSRPMDDVLFEIAQLAEQGVREVNLLGQNVNAYRGATHDGGICSFAELLRLVATIDGIDRIRFTTSHPLEFTDDIIAVYEDTPELVSFLHLPVQSGSDRILTMMKRPHTAIEYKSIIRKLRKARPDIQISSDFIVAFPGETDKDFQDTMKLIRDVDFDMSFSFIFSPRPGTPAADYPCDLSEEVKKERLYELQQQINSQAMRYSRLMLGTEQRILVEGPSKKDLMELRGRTENNRVVNFEGSPDLIGQFVDVKIVDVFANSLRGELVRTEQEMNLRIATSPSEMKAKTRREDELGVATFTP; encoded by the coding sequence ATGAGTAAGAAACTGCTAATTAAAACTTGGGGCTGCCAGATGAACGAGTACGATTCATCAAAAATGGCTGACCTGCTTAACGCTGCAAACGGCTATGAGCTGACAGAGATACCCGAGGAAGCTGACGTTTTACTCTTAAACACCTGTTCGATTCGTGAAAAAGCACAGGAAAAGGTGTTCCACCAACTTGGTCGTTGGAAAACACTGAAAGACAAAAAACCTGGTGTCGTGATCGGTGTCGGTGGTTGTGTTGCCACTCAAGAAGGTGACTCGATTCGCGACCGTGCGCCTTATGTAGATGTCATCTTCGGTCCACAGACGCTGCATCGTCTGCCAGAAATGATTAAACAGTCACAAACCACCGACGCGCCTGTAATGGACATCTCTTTCCCCGAAATTGAGAAGTTCGACCGTTTGCCAGAGCCACGTGCAGAAGGCCCGACTGCATTCGTTTCCATCATGGAAGGCTGCTCAAAATACTGTACTTACTGCGTAGTGCCTTACACTCGTGGTGAAGAAGTCAGCCGTCCTATGGACGATGTCCTGTTCGAGATCGCTCAGCTTGCCGAGCAAGGTGTGCGTGAAGTTAACCTGCTGGGTCAAAACGTCAACGCTTACCGTGGTGCAACTCACGATGGCGGTATTTGCTCTTTCGCTGAATTACTGCGTTTGGTCGCCACCATTGACGGCATCGACCGCATCCGCTTTACCACTAGCCACCCACTCGAATTTACGGATGATATTATTGCGGTGTACGAAGACACCCCTGAGTTAGTGAGCTTCCTGCACTTACCAGTGCAAAGTGGGAGCGATCGCATTCTGACTATGATGAAGCGCCCGCACACCGCCATTGAGTACAAGTCCATCATCCGTAAACTGCGTAAAGCTCGTCCTGATATTCAAATCAGCTCTGATTTTATCGTTGCTTTCCCTGGAGAAACCGACAAAGATTTCCAAGACACCATGAAGCTGATTCGCGATGTCGATTTTGACATGAGTTTTAGCTTTATTTTCTCTCCTCGCCCAGGCACGCCAGCCGCTGATTATCCATGTGATCTGTCGGAAGAAGTGAAGAAAGAACGTCTGTACGAGCTGCAACAACAAATCAACAGTCAAGCCATGCGTTACTCACGCCTGATGCTGGGTACTGAACAACGTATTTTGGTTGAAGGCCCATCGAAGAAAGATTTGATGGAGTTACGTGGTCGTACCGAAAATAACCGTGTAGTGAACTTCGAAGGCTCACCGGATCTGATCGGTCAGTTTGTTGATGTGAAGATTGTCGATGTGTTTGCCAACTCACTGCGTGGTGAACTAGTACGTACCGAACAAGAGATGAATCTGCGTATCGCGACCTCTCCCTCTGAAATGAAAGCGAAGACTCGCCGCGAGGATGAGCTTGGGGTTGCTACATTTACTCCTTAA
- the crr gene encoding PTS glucose transporter subunit IIA: MGLFDKLKKLVSDDSANAGAIDIIAPLSGEIVNIEDVPDVVFAEKIVGDGIAIKPAGNKMVAPVNGTIGKIFETNHAFSIESDDGVELFVHFGIDTVELKGEGFKRIAEEGQSVKIGDTIIEFDLALLEEKAKSTLTPVVISNMDEIKELNKLSGSVTVGETPVLRVTK, translated from the coding sequence ATGGGTCTGTTTGACAAACTTAAGAAGCTAGTCTCTGACGACAGCGCTAACGCAGGTGCAATCGACATCATCGCACCTCTTTCTGGTGAAATTGTAAACATCGAAGATGTACCAGATGTGGTTTTCGCTGAGAAAATCGTTGGCGACGGTATCGCGATCAAGCCTGCTGGTAACAAAATGGTAGCTCCTGTTAACGGTACTATCGGCAAAATCTTCGAAACTAACCACGCGTTTTCTATCGAATCGGATGACGGCGTTGAGCTGTTTGTTCACTTCGGTATCGATACCGTTGAACTAAAAGGCGAAGGCTTCAAGCGTATCGCTGAAGAAGGTCAATCAGTGAAAATCGGCGATACCATTATCGAATTCGATTTGGCACTGCTCGAAGAGAAAGCAAAATCAACTCTGACTCCAGTTGTTATCTCTAACATGGATGAAATCAAAGAGCTGAATAAACTTTCTGGTTCAGTAACTGTGGGTGAAACTCCAGTTCTACGCGTGACCAAGTAA
- a CDS encoding 2-octaprenyl-3-methyl-6-methoxy-1,4-benzoquinol hydroxylase: MSSNKFDILVVGGGMVGAAAALGFARQGRKVAVIDSGTPHAFEPSQPMDVRVSAISQTSVELLDELGAWSSVVGMRACSYRHLETWEHPECRTRFSCESLNLPQLGYMVENRVIQLALWQQFAAYPQLTLMCPEQLAQLDVSEEGCHVTLQSGIELECDWVIGADGANSQVRQLAHIGVTAWDYRQHCMLINVQTEQIQQETTWQQFFPTGPRSYLPLGGNQASLVWYDTPQRIRKLAALNPEQLRGEILQHFPVELGDIKVLQQGSFPLTRRHAQQYVKNRCVLVGDAAHTINPLAGQGVNLGFKDVAVLLAETQDHAVLSLTQFERYERRRRPDNLLMQTGMDLFYKTFSNSITPIRFLRNVTLALAERSGPLKTQVLRYALGFSN; encoded by the coding sequence ATGAGTAGCAATAAATTTGACATCCTCGTGGTGGGGGGCGGCATGGTGGGCGCGGCTGCTGCATTGGGCTTTGCACGTCAAGGACGCAAGGTTGCGGTAATTGATTCTGGCACTCCCCATGCTTTTGAACCCAGTCAGCCTATGGATGTGCGTGTCTCTGCGATTTCGCAAACCTCGGTAGAACTGCTGGACGAACTTGGGGCTTGGTCAAGCGTTGTTGGTATGCGTGCTTGTTCGTATCGCCACCTAGAAACGTGGGAACACCCAGAATGTCGTACGCGTTTTTCCTGTGAGTCCTTGAATTTGCCACAACTAGGCTACATGGTGGAAAACCGAGTCATTCAATTAGCACTATGGCAACAATTTGCAGCTTATCCTCAGTTGACTTTAATGTGTCCCGAACAATTGGCGCAATTGGATGTGAGCGAAGAAGGATGCCATGTCACTTTACAATCGGGCATTGAACTTGAGTGTGATTGGGTGATCGGTGCGGATGGAGCGAATTCACAGGTTCGTCAACTGGCACATATCGGCGTGACGGCGTGGGATTATCGGCAACACTGCATGTTGATTAATGTGCAGACAGAACAGATCCAACAAGAAACGACGTGGCAGCAGTTTTTCCCAACAGGCCCGCGCTCCTACTTGCCTTTAGGTGGTAATCAGGCGTCTTTGGTTTGGTATGATACACCGCAGCGCATTCGAAAACTGGCAGCCTTAAACCCTGAGCAATTGCGTGGTGAAATTCTTCAGCACTTTCCTGTTGAGCTTGGGGATATAAAAGTGTTGCAGCAGGGCTCTTTCCCGCTGACTCGACGTCACGCGCAGCAATATGTCAAAAATCGCTGTGTTCTGGTTGGTGATGCAGCACATACGATTAACCCGTTAGCAGGGCAGGGCGTGAATCTAGGTTTTAAAGATGTGGCCGTGTTGCTGGCGGAAACACAGGATCATGCGGTATTAAGTCTGACACAGTTTGAACGCTATGAGCGTCGTCGTCGTCCAGATAATCTGCTGATGCAAACGGGGATGGATCTGTTTTACAAAACCTTTAGCAACTCAATTACACCGATTAGGTTCCTGCGTAATGTTACTCTGGCTCTGGCAGAGCGTTCTGGGCCGCTAAAAACGCAAGTGTTGCGTTATGCGCTGGGTTTTTCAAATTGA